The sequence below is a genomic window from Streptomyces sp. B21-105.
CCTGCGCCCGCGCACCGTGCTGACCGTCCCCACCGCCCGTGCGGTGGCGATGGCCGCGGACGCCGACCTCACCCGTCCCCTGCTCGTCGTCGATATCGGCGCCCACCTCACCGAGGTCACGCTCCTCACCGACGGTGCGGTGACCGACGCCCGCCACACCGCCCTGGGCACCAGCGACCTGGACAGCCTCACCCCGCCCGCGCAGATCACCGGCGCGGTCGTCGCCATGCTGACCGCCATGCTGGACCAGGACCGCACCTCCCAGACGCTCGACGCTCTCCAGCGGGGCGCACTCCTCGCCGGCGGGGCGCGCTGCGACCCGACATCACCTACGGCCTCACCGGCCAGCTGCACGCCCCCTTCCAGCCCGTCCCCTCTCCCCACACCGCCGCAGTCCGCGGCGCAGCCAAACTCCTCCAAGCCGCCCACGCCCACCCCTCCACCACCACGCAGCCTCACTGACCCACCACCTCGGCAAGCGCCCAGCGATGCTGCCACGCTCATGCGGAAGGAGAGACACCGTGGCCCGCGCAACACCCCCGGCACACCCTCCCGAAGAACTCCCGCACATCCTGCTGTGGCGATGGCGGCGCAACCCCCTGCGCCGTCGCACCGACCTCGCACAGGCGTGGATCGCCGTCGGACTCTTCCTGGCCGTGCTGGCCGCCACCCCCGCCGCCATGTTCCTCATCGGTGACACCGCCTACCGCCACCACAAGGAGACCGCCCGGCACCAGGCCGCCACCCGGCACCACACCCCCGCCGTACTGGTCCACGATGCACCCCGCCATCCAGAGCCGGGATCGTACGAGGCGAAGAAGACCCTGTACCCGGCCACCGTCCGCTTCACCGACCCACACGGCCACATCCGCACCGCGAAGACAGACGTCGCACCCGCCCTGACCGCCGGCAGCACCGTCCACGTATGGGTGAAGGCCGAAGGAAAGATCACCGACCCGCCCCTGACCACGGAA
It includes:
- a CDS encoding Rv1733c family protein, translated to MARATPPAHPPEELPHILLWRWRRNPLRRRTDLAQAWIAVGLFLAVLAATPAAMFLIGDTAYRHHKETARHQAATRHHTPAVLVHDAPRHPEPGSYEAKKTLYPATVRFTDPHGHIRTAKTDVAPALTAGSTVHVWVKAEGKITDPPLTTEQVRNRTMVYAVLAALAVPLLGAAAYGHANRRLERHNLAQWDAAWADVAPRWTTSR